A DNA window from Chelativorans sp. AA-79 contains the following coding sequences:
- a CDS encoding MmgE/PrpD family protein — MGERNPLLGTAKGTETADLAAFAAGVGYEAIPGDVIARITELFVDWVGSALSGKGQRPILALERYADAMGPADGPAEILTSGRRTSPVFAATVNAAASHISEQDDVHNGSVFHPAAVVFPAALATAQALGASGRDLLTASVAGYEVGVRVGEFLGRSHYTVFHTTGTAGALAAAAATGRLLGLDAAAMLHAFGSAGTQAAGLWEFLRDAADSKQLHTAKAAENGLIAAWLAKDGFTGAKRILEGKQGLAAGTSSDADPLRLLDRLGVRWAVTETSFKFHASCRHTHPTADALLRVIERHDLKPADIAGIVAHVHQGAIDVLGAVSKPRSVHQAKFSMGATLGLVAVRRCAGLAEFAQVLEDDEALSFIERTRMVLDPEVDSAYPARWIGKVTVSTIDGRELRGRVDEPKGDPGNTLSRDEIETKFRSLALSGDAVRERELGPLLDGLWRIGKIERVETLLSSHMEASKTA; from the coding sequence ATGGGCGAACGCAATCCGCTTCTTGGGACGGCAAAAGGCACGGAGACAGCGGATCTGGCCGCCTTCGCGGCAGGGGTCGGCTATGAAGCCATTCCCGGTGACGTGATCGCTCGCATCACCGAGCTTTTCGTGGACTGGGTGGGGTCCGCGCTCTCCGGCAAAGGACAGCGGCCGATCCTCGCGCTTGAGCGCTATGCAGACGCAATGGGACCTGCGGACGGCCCGGCGGAGATCCTGACGAGCGGTCGGAGAACCTCGCCCGTTTTCGCGGCCACCGTCAACGCCGCCGCCAGTCACATCTCTGAGCAGGATGATGTTCACAACGGCTCTGTCTTCCATCCGGCCGCCGTCGTGTTTCCAGCGGCGCTCGCGACTGCGCAGGCACTCGGCGCGTCGGGCCGGGATCTCCTCACGGCTTCGGTTGCGGGCTATGAGGTCGGCGTTCGGGTTGGGGAATTCCTCGGCCGTTCGCATTACACGGTCTTCCACACCACAGGCACGGCCGGCGCCCTTGCCGCGGCCGCAGCCACGGGGCGGCTGCTGGGGCTTGACGCGGCGGCCATGCTCCATGCCTTCGGCTCTGCCGGTACACAGGCGGCTGGGCTCTGGGAATTCCTGCGCGATGCCGCCGATTCCAAGCAGCTGCATACGGCCAAGGCCGCAGAGAACGGCCTGATAGCGGCCTGGCTCGCCAAAGATGGCTTTACGGGCGCGAAAAGAATTCTGGAGGGAAAGCAGGGTCTTGCTGCCGGGACGTCGAGTGATGCCGATCCCTTACGGCTTCTCGACCGCCTGGGTGTGCGCTGGGCGGTGACGGAAACGTCTTTCAAGTTCCACGCCTCCTGCCGGCATACGCATCCCACCGCCGATGCGCTGCTTCGGGTGATCGAGCGGCACGATCTCAAACCGGCAGACATCGCCGGCATCGTCGCGCATGTGCACCAGGGCGCAATCGATGTCCTCGGCGCCGTTTCGAAGCCGCGGTCCGTGCATCAGGCGAAGTTCTCGATGGGCGCCACACTCGGCCTCGTGGCGGTGCGCCGGTGCGCCGGACTGGCGGAATTCGCGCAGGTGCTCGAGGACGATGAAGCGCTTTCCTTCATCGAGCGCACGAGAATGGTGCTCGACCCGGAGGTGGACAGCGCCTATCCCGCGCGTTGGATTGGCAAGGTCACCGTATCGACGATCGATGGCCGCGAGCTTCGCGGTCGCGTGGACGAGCCGAAGGGCGATCCGGGGAATACGCTTTCGCGAGACGAAATCGAGACGAAATTCCGCTCGCTCGCTCTTTCCGGCGACGCCGTGCGTGAGCGGGAACTCGGTCCGCTGCTCGATGGGCTCTGGCGAATCGGGAAGATCGAGCGCGTCGAAACCTTGTTGTCTTCACACATGGAAGCATCAAAAACCGCGTGA
- a CDS encoding acyl-CoA dehydrogenase family protein, which produces MKTPLDEYQDLREALRALCSEFPPEYHRRHGADQTYPEEFVDALTKAGWLAAMIPEEYGGSGLGLVEASIVMEEINRAGGNAGHCHGQMYNMGTLLRHGSDAQKENYLPKIASGELRLQSMGVTEPTTGTDTTKLKTTAVKKGDRYVVNGQKVWISRIQHSDLMILLARTTPLAEVRKKSEGLSIFLVDLRGAIGKGLTVKPVRNMVGHETNELFFDDLEIPADNLIGEEGRGFRYILDGLNAERTLIAAECIGDGYWFTDRAVTYAKERRVFDRPIGQNQGVQFPIARAYVNIEAANLMRFKAARRFDAGEDCGAEANMAKLLAADASWEAANVCLQTYGGFGFAEEYDVERKFRETRLYQVAPISTNFILSYVAEHVLGLPRSF; this is translated from the coding sequence ATGAAAACCCCGCTGGACGAATATCAAGACCTTCGCGAAGCGCTGCGTGCGCTTTGCTCCGAGTTCCCGCCGGAATACCACCGCAGGCACGGCGCCGATCAGACCTATCCGGAGGAATTCGTCGACGCACTGACCAAAGCTGGCTGGCTCGCGGCCATGATCCCAGAAGAATATGGCGGCTCCGGGCTGGGGCTCGTGGAGGCCTCCATCGTCATGGAGGAGATCAACCGGGCAGGCGGCAATGCGGGCCATTGCCACGGCCAGATGTACAATATGGGCACGCTGTTGCGTCACGGTTCTGACGCACAGAAGGAGAACTATCTGCCGAAGATCGCCTCCGGAGAGCTGCGCCTGCAATCCATGGGCGTCACCGAGCCGACGACCGGAACCGATACCACGAAGCTGAAGACCACGGCGGTGAAGAAAGGCGACCGCTATGTGGTCAACGGCCAGAAGGTCTGGATCTCGCGCATCCAGCATTCCGACCTGATGATCCTGCTCGCCCGCACGACACCGCTTGCCGAGGTGAGGAAGAAATCCGAAGGTCTTTCCATCTTTCTGGTCGATCTCAGGGGAGCGATAGGCAAGGGGCTGACGGTGAAGCCAGTCCGCAACATGGTGGGTCACGAGACGAACGAACTGTTTTTCGATGATCTGGAGATTCCCGCCGACAACCTGATCGGCGAGGAGGGCAGGGGGTTCCGGTATATTCTTGATGGACTCAACGCGGAGCGGACCCTGATCGCCGCCGAATGTATCGGCGACGGTTACTGGTTCACCGATAGGGCGGTAACCTACGCGAAGGAGCGGCGGGTCTTCGACCGCCCGATCGGACAGAACCAGGGGGTACAGTTTCCGATCGCTCGCGCCTATGTGAACATAGAGGCGGCGAACCTGATGCGTTTCAAGGCGGCGCGGAGGTTCGACGCGGGGGAGGACTGCGGCGCGGAGGCCAACATGGCCAAGCTGCTGGCGGCGGATGCCTCCTGGGAGGCCGCCAATGTCTGCCTGCAGACTTATGGCGGATTCGGCTTCGCAGAAGAATATGACGTGGAGCGGAAGTTCCGCGAGACCCGGCTTTACCAGGTCGCCCCGATCTCGACGAACTTCATCCTCTCCTATGTGGCGGAGCATGTGCTCGGCCTCCCGCGTTCCTTCTGA
- a CDS encoding CaiB/BaiF CoA-transferase family protein produces the protein MTRPLDGILIVSLEQAIAAPYATRLLADQGARVIKVERPDGGDFARQYDKRARGEASHFVWTNRSKESLTLDLKKPEAITALKRLTKRADVFVQNLAPGAVDRLGLGHETLRTENERLITCAISGYGQSGPYGGKKAYDLLIQAEAGFLSVTGTPETPAKAGISIADTAAGVSAYSTILAALLNRHRTGKGDHIEISMLEAMAEWMGYAMYFATDGAEPPPRAGAGHATIFPYGPYNTSDGTVLFGLQNDREWQAFCRLVLEREDLAADGRFKGNAGRAAHRELLDPQIRSALAGLTTAEAISRLETAKIGTASVNDMAALWAHPQLAARGRWQDVGLPGGIIPALRPFSGAAWQPRLDPVPALGEHTTAILREIGLGEEEIAVLASQGSASS, from the coding sequence ATGACGCGCCCGCTCGACGGAATTCTCATCGTGAGCCTGGAGCAGGCCATCGCCGCGCCCTATGCGACCCGGCTGCTCGCCGACCAGGGCGCCCGCGTGATCAAGGTTGAACGGCCGGACGGCGGCGACTTCGCGCGCCAGTACGATAAACGCGCGCGGGGGGAGGCCAGTCACTTCGTGTGGACGAACCGCTCCAAGGAGAGCCTGACGCTCGACCTGAAGAAACCAGAGGCAATCACCGCGCTCAAGCGGCTTACGAAGAGGGCTGACGTCTTCGTGCAGAACCTGGCGCCCGGTGCGGTCGACCGCCTTGGACTTGGCCATGAGACGCTGCGCACGGAAAACGAAAGGCTGATCACCTGCGCGATCTCCGGATATGGACAAAGCGGCCCCTACGGCGGGAAGAAGGCCTATGACCTCCTGATCCAGGCCGAGGCCGGTTTCCTTTCCGTCACGGGCACGCCGGAGACGCCGGCCAAGGCGGGAATCTCGATCGCCGACACCGCGGCCGGCGTCTCGGCCTACAGCACTATCCTCGCCGCGCTCCTGAACCGTCACAGGACCGGCAAGGGCGACCACATCGAGATCTCCATGCTGGAGGCCATGGCGGAATGGATGGGCTATGCCATGTATTTCGCAACCGACGGGGCCGAGCCGCCGCCGCGCGCGGGAGCCGGCCACGCGACCATATTTCCTTACGGCCCCTATAATACATCCGACGGCACGGTATTGTTCGGCCTGCAGAACGACCGCGAATGGCAGGCCTTCTGTCGCCTCGTGCTGGAGCGGGAGGATCTCGCGGCGGATGGGCGCTTCAAGGGGAATGCGGGTCGTGCGGCGCACAGAGAGTTGCTCGATCCGCAGATCCGTTCGGCCCTGGCCGGGCTGACGACGGCGGAGGCGATATCGCGGCTCGAGACAGCCAAAATAGGCACGGCGAGCGTCAACGACATGGCTGCGCTGTGGGCACATCCGCAGCTTGCCGCGCGCGGGCGATGGCAGGATGTCGGCCTGCCTGGCGGCATCATCCCGGCCCTTCGGCCATTCTCCGGCGCAGCCTGGCAGCCCCGGCTCGACCCTGTTCCCGCTCTTGGTGAGCATACCACTGCCATTCTCCGCGAGATCGGATTGGGTGAGGAGGAGATTGCCGTGCTGGCAAGCCAAGGAAGCGCATCGTCATGA
- a CDS encoding MaoC family dehydratase N-terminal domain-containing protein has product MEKPLEDWIGKSETRRDVLTVDTVARFLAMLDRDDLPLGEGEPAPPLSHWLAFLPREKQSELGPDGHAKRGGFLPPVHHLPRRMWAGSRLDFRGALPVGAVLERRSTIASVERKEGRGGELVFVTVRHEIGRPDGPVLVTDEHDIVYRGLLQAAAAPAQENREPGEWRRSLMPDPVLLFRYSALTFNGHRIHYDRPYVTDVEGYPGLVVHGPLTATLLLDLVRRRLPAARVETFSFRAVSPLFDGREMHLNGNPPDAEGKVDLWATNAEGGLAMTATALVEA; this is encoded by the coding sequence ATGGAAAAGCCGCTCGAAGACTGGATCGGGAAGTCGGAAACGCGCCGTGACGTCCTCACCGTGGATACTGTCGCACGTTTCCTCGCGATGCTTGACCGCGACGATCTCCCGCTTGGCGAGGGCGAACCTGCGCCCCCGCTTTCCCATTGGCTCGCCTTCCTGCCGCGCGAAAAGCAGTCGGAGCTGGGACCGGACGGCCACGCCAAGCGGGGCGGCTTCCTGCCGCCGGTCCATCATCTGCCGCGGCGGATGTGGGCAGGAAGCAGGCTCGATTTTCGGGGCGCCCTGCCGGTGGGAGCGGTGCTCGAGCGCCGTTCGACCATCGCCTCCGTAGAGCGGAAGGAGGGGCGGGGGGGCGAACTCGTCTTCGTCACCGTCCGCCACGAGATCGGCAGGCCCGACGGTCCCGTTCTCGTTACCGACGAGCACGACATCGTCTATCGCGGCCTGCTGCAGGCGGCAGCCGCGCCTGCACAGGAGAACCGGGAGCCGGGTGAATGGCGCCGTTCTCTGATGCCGGATCCGGTCCTGCTCTTCCGCTATTCCGCGCTTACCTTCAATGGGCATCGAATCCATTACGACCGGCCCTACGTCACCGATGTGGAAGGTTATCCCGGTCTCGTCGTCCATGGCCCACTGACGGCCACGCTGCTGCTTGATCTCGTCCGTCGCAGGCTGCCGGCCGCGCGGGTCGAGACATTCAGTTTCCGCGCCGTTTCGCCTCTCTTCGACGGCCGTGAGATGCATCTCAACGGCAATCCGCCGGACGCGGAAGGCAAGGTCGATCTCTGGGCCACGAATGCCGAGGGAGGCCTGGCGATGACGGCGACCGCCTTGGTGGAAGCATGA
- a CDS encoding TRAP transporter large permease subunit, with translation MQHAEKRADARPAYSGEPSSAVTLIDRVSDATGYLSALALIVMTSIVCFEIFSRYVLNDPTYWGTDIATYILIGMTFLGLAQAQKAGDHVQVELVLANLAADWRRVFEIFANWLGLVFVLFTGWQMVIFNYQEYVNDTRDWGLLGTPQWIPQVPVSIGYAAFALAIFGDILRSSKPHRFFPVLAPVLALGLLLFLFWLGTRPVVPPGWRLDYGSIAIVGMALAGVLLVNGPRMLMAVGGAIGAFGLLYWTAKGAALPLIGLLLVATLLGLLLIGVRVALTLGIVGLLGLLFLLPNPLLSVLAERSWNSVNTFTLTAVPMFVLMGALLIRSGVTSEMFDALTRWFGRTPGGVAHATVGASAVFAAVSGSSLATAATMGKVACPEMTKRGYSQRLTFGVVAAGATLGILIPPSIAMIIYGTTVGVPVTQLFVGGIFPGMLLSLGFMGGVAAWSVLRPTATPRGESFTLAEKLKGTASVLPFAVIILMVLGSLYLGIATPSEAGAVGVAASFLISLLRRMITMRAMAEIALETVRVTSFLLMIVVGAAIMSWVFDFLRIPRTLVSYVEATELAPWMIMLVIAVIYVVLGMFIESISMMLMTLPVTFPIIMSLGLDPLWFGVALVIMIEVGLVTPPVGIILFILRGVAGNVPLREIVYGVLPFVGIMLGFQVLIYAYPEIVTWLPERMK, from the coding sequence ATGCAGCACGCGGAGAAGCGCGCGGACGCGCGCCCGGCATATTCGGGCGAGCCTTCATCTGCCGTCACCCTCATAGACCGCGTCAGCGACGCGACGGGGTATCTCAGCGCGCTCGCGCTCATCGTGATGACCTCGATCGTCTGCTTCGAGATCTTTTCGCGATATGTGCTCAACGATCCCACCTACTGGGGTACGGACATCGCCACCTACATCTTGATCGGCATGACCTTTCTGGGGCTCGCCCAGGCGCAGAAGGCGGGCGACCATGTGCAGGTGGAACTCGTACTCGCCAATCTGGCGGCGGACTGGCGCCGCGTCTTCGAGATCTTCGCCAACTGGCTCGGACTCGTCTTCGTTCTCTTCACCGGCTGGCAGATGGTGATCTTCAATTACCAGGAGTATGTGAACGACACCCGCGACTGGGGGCTGCTGGGCACCCCGCAATGGATCCCGCAGGTTCCCGTCTCCATCGGCTATGCCGCCTTTGCGCTCGCCATCTTCGGGGACATCCTCAGGAGCAGCAAGCCGCACCGTTTCTTTCCCGTGCTGGCGCCGGTGCTTGCGCTCGGCCTTCTCCTGTTCCTTTTCTGGCTAGGCACCAGGCCGGTGGTCCCGCCCGGCTGGCGGCTCGATTACGGTTCGATCGCAATCGTGGGGATGGCGCTGGCCGGCGTGCTCCTCGTCAACGGCCCCAGGATGCTCATGGCAGTGGGGGGCGCGATCGGCGCTTTCGGCCTCCTCTACTGGACGGCCAAAGGAGCGGCCCTGCCTCTGATCGGCCTTCTCCTCGTCGCCACACTTCTCGGCCTGCTGCTCATCGGCGTGCGCGTGGCGCTCACGCTCGGCATCGTCGGGCTGCTCGGGCTGCTCTTCCTCCTGCCGAACCCGCTGCTTTCGGTCCTGGCGGAGCGCTCCTGGAACAGCGTCAACACATTCACGCTCACCGCCGTGCCGATGTTCGTTCTCATGGGCGCGCTGCTCATCCGCAGCGGGGTGACCAGCGAGATGTTCGACGCGCTGACGCGCTGGTTCGGCCGCACGCCAGGCGGGGTGGCGCATGCCACGGTCGGCGCCTCGGCTGTGTTCGCCGCCGTATCCGGCTCAAGCCTGGCCACGGCTGCCACCATGGGCAAGGTCGCCTGCCCCGAGATGACCAAGCGCGGCTACAGCCAGAGACTTACCTTCGGGGTGGTGGCGGCAGGAGCCACGCTCGGCATATTGATCCCGCCCAGCATCGCCATGATCATTTACGGCACGACGGTCGGCGTACCCGTCACCCAACTCTTCGTCGGCGGCATCTTTCCGGGCATGTTGCTGAGCCTCGGCTTCATGGGCGGCGTGGCGGCCTGGTCCGTCCTGCGGCCCACGGCGACGCCGCGCGGCGAGAGCTTCACGCTTGCGGAGAAGCTGAAGGGCACGGCCTCCGTCCTGCCGTTTGCCGTCATCATCCTGATGGTGCTGGGCTCGCTCTATCTCGGCATCGCCACGCCGAGTGAAGCGGGTGCGGTCGGGGTGGCCGCATCCTTCCTCATCTCCCTCCTGCGCCGCATGATTACGATGCGGGCGATGGCGGAGATCGCGCTGGAGACGGTTCGCGTCACGTCCTTCCTGCTGATGATCGTCGTCGGCGCGGCGATCATGAGCTGGGTCTTCGATTTCCTGCGCATCCCGCGCACGCTGGTGAGCTATGTCGAGGCGACCGAGCTTGCGCCATGGATGATCATGCTGGTGATCGCAGTGATCTATGTGGTGCTCGGCATGTTCATCGAATCCATTTCCATGATGCTGATGACGTTGCCGGTCACCTTCCCCATCATCATGTCGCTGGGGCTCGATCCGCTCTGGTTCGGCGTGGCGCTCGTGATCATGATCGAGGTCGGGCTCGTCACGCCGCCGGTCGGCATCATCCTGTTCATACTGCGTGGCGTCGCCGGCAACGTGCCCTTGCGCGAGATCGTCTATGGCGTCCTGCCTTTCGTAGGCATCATGCTGGGGTTCCAAGTCCTTATCTATGCCTATCCAGAGATCGTGACCTGGCTGCCGGAGCGGATGAAATGA
- the dctP gene encoding TRAP transporter substrate-binding protein DctP, with protein sequence MTRKLDKAGSGGSAWLIGGVAARSVAFGFAFSAVLALPSQTVAQDFDLTMGVLASPNSLYTAMMEQVPERVSKATDGKVQVTLNDSLVGGTQITAAVRDGRVPMSGALHTYLAGDDPRMGLFNLPGLVNNMAEYTYLCEAFWCEDVERLWEENWNAVVLAEGAWCSQALFSKEPIRTLEDFRGKVLRVHNPQTAALMEAIGAEPAPLPLSEIPPALERGVIDGVFTSTCYGNGQEYWRLAENVQNWQIGPITGWVVIINKDAWESIPENLRTAIQAEMDDLEHEALYNFYDYVNAAVAEMEAAGIEYWTAPQSEVNRVTAPEYAEAAYQSFYDRARELGFDGEAYVERARAALGK encoded by the coding sequence ATGACGAGGAAGCTCGACAAGGCGGGTTCCGGCGGATCCGCATGGCTGATCGGCGGCGTGGCGGCACGCTCGGTCGCGTTCGGTTTCGCGTTTTCCGCCGTGCTGGCCCTGCCCTCACAGACCGTCGCCCAGGACTTCGATCTGACGATGGGCGTGCTTGCGTCTCCGAACTCGCTCTACACGGCCATGATGGAGCAGGTGCCCGAGCGCGTTTCCAAGGCGACCGACGGGAAGGTCCAGGTCACACTCAACGATTCGCTGGTCGGCGGCACACAGATCACCGCGGCGGTGCGTGACGGACGCGTGCCGATGTCCGGCGCATTGCACACCTATCTGGCGGGCGACGACCCGCGCATGGGTCTGTTCAACCTGCCTGGCCTCGTCAACAACATGGCCGAATACACCTATCTCTGCGAGGCCTTCTGGTGCGAGGACGTGGAGCGGCTGTGGGAGGAGAACTGGAACGCGGTCGTTCTGGCCGAAGGAGCCTGGTGCAGCCAGGCGTTGTTCTCGAAGGAGCCGATCCGCACGCTGGAGGACTTCCGCGGCAAGGTGCTCAGGGTCCACAATCCCCAGACGGCCGCGCTGATGGAGGCGATCGGGGCGGAGCCGGCACCGCTGCCGCTCTCGGAGATACCGCCTGCGCTCGAACGCGGTGTCATCGACGGTGTGTTCACTTCCACCTGCTACGGCAATGGCCAGGAATACTGGCGTCTGGCCGAGAACGTGCAGAACTGGCAGATCGGGCCGATCACCGGCTGGGTCGTCATCATCAACAAGGATGCATGGGAATCGATCCCCGAGAACCTGCGCACGGCAATCCAGGCGGAGATGGACGATCTCGAGCACGAGGCGCTCTACAACTTCTATGATTACGTCAACGCTGCCGTCGCCGAGATGGAAGCCGCGGGCATCGAATACTGGACCGCGCCGCAGAGCGAGGTGAACCGCGTCACCGCCCCGGAATATGCCGAGGCCGCTTACCAGTCCTTCTACGACCGGGCTCGGGAGCTCGGCTTCGACGGCGAGGCCTACGTGGAGCGTGCCCGCGCCGCTCTCGGAAAGTGA
- a CDS encoding carboxymuconolactone decarboxylase family protein translates to MDQKLFDKGLAQRKATLGAEYVEKNLASADDFSLPFQEAMTAWCWGFGWGDDAIDPKTRSLMNLAMLGALGRWHEWETHCRGALRNGVTKEQIRAAIHIVAIYGGVPCGVECFRIARKILEEAGQL, encoded by the coding sequence ATGGACCAGAAACTGTTCGACAAGGGATTGGCACAGCGCAAGGCGACGCTCGGTGCGGAATATGTCGAGAAGAACCTCGCTTCGGCGGATGATTTTAGCCTTCCGTTTCAGGAGGCGATGACAGCGTGGTGCTGGGGTTTTGGATGGGGCGACGATGCGATCGACCCGAAGACGCGCAGCCTCATGAATCTCGCGATGCTCGGGGCGCTCGGCCGCTGGCATGAATGGGAGACCCATTGCCGCGGCGCCTTGCGCAATGGCGTCACCAAGGAACAGATCCGCGCCGCCATCCACATCGTCGCGATCTACGGTGGTGTCCCCTGCGGAGTCGAGTGCTTCCGCATCGCTCGCAAGATTCTGGAGGAGGCCGGGCAACTCTAA
- a CDS encoding pyridoxal-dependent decarboxylase, which translates to MDEKRQSAPVVVEETLDPDDWLDVTRLAHRVVDDAVAHLRHVRQRPVWQEMPRGVRSRFNEPLPRDPQPLEAVLRTVAADVMPYPMGNVHPRFWAWYMGSGNVTGALADFLAAIQGSNLGGGNHAAALVDRQVVDWCKEMVGFPTTASGTLTSGGSVANLIGLTVARNVKAGIDVRGLGVAAIEKPLRFYGSDQIHSCHRKAVETLGLGNRALRRIITDADFCIDVFALRKAIAEDRAKGFQPACIIANAGSVNTGAIDDLEALAALAAEEGTWLHVDGCIGALIAIAPRNRSLVAGLERADSLALDPHKWLHAPFDVGCCLVKDAAAHRDSFATISEYLESTSRGLASAEWLHELGLQTSRSFRALKVWMAMKEHGVDKFGRLIDQNIDQARHLSLLVEATPNLSLMAPTSINIVCFRFDPGGLDEAALKTLNTEIMLRLQEDGVAVLSDTTLRGRHCLRAAICNHRTRYDDVELLVAEIVRRGNLLVGMR; encoded by the coding sequence ATGGACGAGAAGCGCCAGTCCGCGCCAGTGGTCGTCGAAGAAACACTCGATCCGGATGATTGGCTGGATGTGACGCGCCTCGCCCACCGCGTCGTGGACGATGCCGTCGCCCATCTGCGACATGTGCGTCAGCGGCCCGTCTGGCAGGAGATGCCGAGAGGCGTTCGGTCCCGCTTCAACGAGCCGCTGCCGCGCGATCCCCAGCCGCTCGAAGCGGTGCTGCGGACGGTGGCGGCGGACGTCATGCCCTATCCGATGGGCAACGTGCATCCGCGCTTCTGGGCCTGGTATATGGGTTCCGGCAACGTGACCGGGGCGCTCGCGGACTTCCTGGCAGCGATACAGGGTTCCAATCTGGGCGGCGGCAATCATGCCGCCGCCCTCGTCGATCGTCAGGTGGTCGACTGGTGCAAGGAAATGGTCGGGTTTCCGACGACGGCGAGCGGCACGCTGACAAGCGGCGGGTCTGTCGCCAATCTGATCGGCTTGACGGTCGCGCGCAACGTCAAGGCGGGAATCGATGTTCGCGGACTCGGCGTCGCGGCGATCGAGAAGCCGTTGCGCTTCTATGGTTCCGATCAGATCCACAGCTGTCATCGCAAGGCCGTGGAGACGCTTGGACTGGGAAATCGGGCATTGCGGCGCATCATCACCGATGCCGACTTTTGCATCGACGTCTTCGCACTGCGGAAAGCGATCGCCGAAGATCGCGCGAAAGGCTTTCAGCCTGCGTGCATCATTGCCAATGCCGGTTCGGTCAATACTGGGGCGATCGACGATCTCGAGGCGCTCGCTGCCTTGGCAGCCGAGGAGGGAACCTGGTTGCACGTAGATGGATGCATCGGGGCGCTGATCGCCATCGCGCCGCGAAATCGGTCGCTCGTGGCCGGGCTGGAACGCGCAGACTCTCTGGCCCTAGACCCGCACAAATGGCTCCATGCGCCGTTCGACGTTGGCTGCTGTCTGGTGAAGGACGCGGCGGCGCACCGCGACTCCTTCGCTACGATATCCGAATATCTGGAATCGACGTCGCGTGGTCTGGCCTCGGCCGAATGGCTGCATGAACTCGGCCTTCAGACGTCGCGCAGCTTCCGCGCCCTCAAGGTCTGGATGGCAATGAAGGAGCATGGTGTCGACAAGTTCGGCCGGTTGATCGACCAGAACATCGACCAGGCACGTCACCTCTCGCTCTTGGTCGAGGCAACTCCGAACCTTTCGCTGATGGCGCCGACATCGATCAACATCGTCTGCTTCCGCTTCGATCCGGGCGGCCTGGACGAAGCGGCCCTCAAGACCCTCAACACGGAAATCATGCTCCGGCTCCAGGAGGACGGGGTGGCCGTACTCTCGGACACGACGTTGCGCGGCCGGCACTGCCTGCGCGCGGCAATCTGCAATCACCGAACGCGATACGACGATGTCGAGCTTCTCGTTGCGGAAATCGTGCGGCGTGGAAACCTGCTGGTGGGAATGCGCTGA